CTCCGAAACGACAGTTCCCAATGCGTGGCCCTCGGTGGTGAGGGCCTCGACAGAATCGAGCATGTTGCTGTCGGCGTCATTGGCGAAGACGTccacttcatcaacatcgtcgccAAGGCCACCAAGACTATTGATGGCTTCCTTGCGAGCATCCTTTGCCTCGGCAGCCATCTTGTCGCTTGCGACCGCACTCGCGTGCGACAGATAAAACTGCTTGGCATTCTCCTGATCAAGGTCGGTCATGAGGATTTCCAGAGTCTCGTCGTGGTAGCTACCAGGGATGGGAGCGAACGAGGTTCCAACGGGAATCTTGGTTCCTTCAATCTCGGACTCGGGGGTGCGAGGAGGAGTGAGAGCCTGCTGATTGGGCGAGGTGAGGTACAGGTACCAATGGTCACCATTCATCTTGCCTACCATATAGGCACTGCCACCATCAAACATGTCGTCAAGATACTTGACCTCCTGCTTCCAGCTACGGTGGGGACCCTGCTGCTTCTCAGGGAACAAAAAGTTCTTGCGACTGTAGAAAACGCGGTACGGGGTCGCGGCGGCCTGGATATCGTCGGGCGAGTTGGCATTGTGGTAAGGGAAACCGTACTTGGCAGCAATGTGAAGCATGCGctggagaccaagaagaagagtggtGGTTCCGCAAGTCTTGAGAATGATCTTGTGAGGAAAGACAAACATGCTCGACTCGGAGAGAAGGTAAGCATCCATGTTGTCAGACTCAAGAACAGACAAAACCTTGCAGTTGACCATGTCAAGCATGGGAACCCAAGTATCAGCAGGAACAGCCTTTAATCCattggcggcggcggtagGAGGCAGGGTCGAGGGGCTGGGAGCGAACCAaacctcgagaagcttctcggGACCTTCGAAAGCGTTGGTCGAGTCGAGGTCGGCGGCCACATCATGGTTGATTGTCAGATGGGGAGTGGCCGAGGCAGGCGAGAAGGTGCAGTTGTTGGGAACCGAAGTGGACAGCATTGTAGCGGCTAGGAGATTTCTTTGCCCAGATGGCAGAGTCCGCGGAGCACTAGCTGCCGCTCAAACAGACTATGCGGCGTCTGTTTGAGAGAGTAGGCCCACAGGTACGGGGGCTTGTTCAGATGCTGGCGGAGCCAGCAGCAATCGATCGGGGGGTAACTAACGTCGTCAAGGACGTTAAGGAGGACGAGAGCGGTTGAAGAATAACTTCTGTGGCGGAATTGTGCAGGAAAGTTTAGTGGTTGGAACGTTTGGGGGGAGTAACGGGTGCTATCGGGGCCTTGGGGAAAGTTAGCAACGATGAATCAGAGTCTTGGGTCGACAAACTTACTTGGATGGTCGAGAGAACAGGAAGCGCAGAAGATCCGTCGGCCGCATAGAAGCCCAGGAAATATACAGAAGTCAGTGACGGTCAAGTACCGTCGATGTCTTTTGGACTAGAGTTAGATACGTTTCGACATTGATTTGATCAAAGAGTAGACCAGTCGCGTGAGGNNNNNNNNNNNNNNNNNNNNNNNNNNNNNNNNNNNNNNNNNNNNNNNNNNNNNNNNNNNNNNNNNNNNNNNNNNNNNNNNNNNNNNNNNNNNNNNNNNNNNNNNNNNNNNNNNNNNNNNNNNNNNNNNNNNNNNNNNNNNNNNNNNNNNNNNNNNNNNNNNNNNNNNNNNNNNNNNNNNNNNNNNNNNNNNNNNNNNNNNNNNNNNNNNTTAGACGGTGCGTAACGGAAGCACAGCCCGCTATCATTCCAGCATACGAAACTACGTACCTGTTTTACGGTTACTTTTTAGTGTGCAGGTCCTCTACGCGCTCAATGCTCCTGACTGGTACCTCCGGGGGAAGAAGGTTGTGGCCCCGGGCTGTAACCTGATTTTGTGAGTTTGAGGCCTAAACAAGGTGAATGCATGATAAATTCTGTCTGATCGCGAAAAATCCCACCGACGCTGAGCCTCTTTCGGGTGACGACGACAAACGTTGACTGGTCTGGCAAAAGACTTTTTGGTGGGGAGCAAGGGCTAGAACGGGGATCCTTGCAACCTTGGCCACAGACGCGGACGTCATTGTCTGGAATGGGCTGCTGTGCTTTCAAGCACATGCCATGCGcaaggtggtggtgttgaagaagaagtaatCGGTTCATCGGCTAGGTATATACGGTTTCTAACCTCCCACGTTAACCAACACCTTGTCCGTAATATCCTTGAACACATGGGATAGTGAACAATCCTGGTACTTATCCACCAAATTTCCCTCCTGCGTTCgtgtttctgtctctttggTAGAAATGTCCTTCCCTCCGACAGTCGTACCAGACGGGTAGGTCGGTCTCTGTCCCTCCTCCAACAGGGCGATAAATTGTGCATCCATCGGCACAGACCCTAGAAATGGAACGTTGAACTCTTCGGCCATGGACTTTCCTCCCCCGGACCCAAAGATGTCGGTGCATTCGGAGCAGTGCGGACACACGTAGCCGCTCATGTTTTCCACCACTCCAAGGACCCGgatgtttgtctttgtgcaaaagttgagctccttgcgCACGTCGGCTGTGGCAACGGCTTGTGGTGTTGTAACGACGACTGCGCCCGCGACTTGCCCTAGTGTTGCATCCTTTTGAAGTGTCTCGGCGAGGGAGATGTGTTCGTCGCTTGTTCCCGGTGGTGTGTCGATGAGTAGATAATCTGTCTCATCCCAAAGTACGTCCTTGAGGAATTGTCGGATCATTGCTGTCTTTTTCGGCCCTCTCCAAACAACGGCATCGCCTCTTTTGGGGAGAAGAAAACCCAGACTCATAGCATGCAGACTCCCCAGCCCTTTTGACTCATCGGCTTCGTGAACCAGTACGGGCGCCCATCCTCCAGGAACTTGAGTGACTTTGGATGCTTCAATAGAGAGCATGCGCGGAATTGAAGGACCTGTCAAATCTACATCGAGAATACCAACAGAATGACCAGCTGATGTGAGCGACAAGGCTAATTGTGTTGTAACTGATGATTTGCCTACTCCTCCTTTGCCTGAGAGGACCTGAAGGTGTCAGTGAGTAGCATAGGGTAGGGGAACAGGGTAGCATACCAGGATGATGTGTTTGACTTTTGTGAGGCCCATTCTGTCTGGAATATGTGATTCTATTATGATCTCGTGTTTGGTGACAGGTAAATAAAGTCGATGAGGCGAATGTGAATATCGTCAATTGTTGATTAGAAAGCCATTTACTAAGCCGTTGAAGAGATTGGCGGAAGATGTTAATGACCCCGCTATCGATATCGTTTTGAAGCTCCGTAGTCGGCAAGTCCAGATGAAGCACCTACAAATGCGGACAAGTCCACTAAATTGGAAGCCAAAAATACCCGAAACCAGCTGTATTTTTATCGCATCTACCCTATCCTTAGGCTATCTATCACCTATAAATCACCGCGCTATTGAATCCTCGCATTAAATCATGGCTTTCTGCCCAAACAATAACCGTCCCAATAATAACCTTGCCATAATCCAAATCATGGCTTTTCCCAGGGTATCTTCCAGTATCATGATAAAAAGCCACTTTTCCGACCGTCCAATATTCCAAACGCGCCGTTCAAGTCGCCCCCATGCCACTGTCCTGGGCTTCCCGCCACAGTCCCGTATACCTAAACTCCTTTCcgacaaaagcaaaagacaaaagagaagaaaaagaaacaaatgcCTGCAGAATATACGTCAAAGCGCATACTCCCTGCTCTTGGCACCTAACAGACCCTTgcaaaaaaagcaaaaaaagataTCTTATCTTAATGCCACATACCCCCTGGCTGTCTCAGCTAGTCAGTCCCAGCACTCTGTTTCTCAGCTATCAGTGCACACTTCCGTGCGGCTCAAATGTGAGTTTGGGTGTCTATCGACTACCCTTGCGATAAGGAGAAGCCGAAGGTGGAACTTGGGCTGGAGAATCCATGAGGAACTGAATGGCTTCTCGCTTGCACATGACGATAGGCTTGCTCTTGGGGCAGTATCCCAGTAGTTGAGCATGCTCGGGAAGAGTTTCGGGGACGGCATCGATGAAGCGAATAATAGGGCCGCCATCAAAAGTAAGTCCGATAACCTGAGCTTTGtactcatcatcatccatctcttcgtcGGGATTGACCGAGATTGTGTTACTGTTTGTGTTAGCTTGGCTATGTAACCATGGATGGATCGGGTATCTTACGCTTGGCTCATGGGAGGACCCATCATATCGTCAAAATCATTCttgcgacgacgatggtTCTTGattctcttcttggtgaagtcGTGGAAGAGGTGAAGGAAACCAGCAATGACAAGAACTGGTGTACCGAGAGCGAGAGCCCATGGTCTGATTTGTTAGTGAAGTTTATACACATTGGAAGAATAATAAACTTACGGATGCTGTCGTCCTCGAAGAGTGTGAGCCAGAGCAAGGATAATTCCAATCATGGCAATCAAGGATCCGACTTGGATCATAGTCCATGTGGACCAGTACAAAGAAATAAGATCCTCGCCATCGCAAAATTGTAGTGCCAGGATGCAGTACGCCTCCATGACAACGATGGTGGTTGACACAGTGACAC
This is a stretch of genomic DNA from Fusarium graminearum PH-1 chromosome 4, whole genome shotgun sequence. It encodes these proteins:
- a CDS encoding nucleotide-binding protein 2, with translation MGLTKVKHIILVLSGKGGVGKSSVTTQLALSLTSAGHSVGILDVDLTGPSIPRMLSIEASKVTQVPGGWAPVLVHEADESKGLGSLHAMSLGFLLPKRGDAVVWRGPKKTAMIRQFLKDVLWDETDYLLIDTPPGTSDEHISLAETLQKDATLGQVAGAVVVTTPQAVATADVRKELNFCTKTNIRVLGVVENMSGYVCPHCSECTDIFGSGGGKSMAEEFNVPFLGSVPMDAQFIALLEEGQRPTYPSGTTVGGKDISTKETETRTQEGNLVDKYQDCSLSHVFKDITDKVLVNVGG